A DNA window from Myxocyprinus asiaticus isolate MX2 ecotype Aquarium Trade chromosome 45, UBuf_Myxa_2, whole genome shotgun sequence contains the following coding sequences:
- the dus4l gene encoding tRNA-dihydrouridine(20a/20b) synthase [NAD(P)+]-like — protein MIMDCGNIMDLFNIGRPVRVCAPMVRYSKLPFRCLVRKYDCDMCFTPMIIAADFMRSTKARDSEFTTNKSDRPLIVQFAAKDAQTLADAACVVSPFSDGVDLNCGCPQRWAMSEGYGACLINKPELVRDMVRHVRNQIDNPNYAVSIKIRIHKDLRKTVDLCQKVEAAGVSWITVHGRTAEERHQPVHYDAIKTVKDSLSIPVIANGDIKSMQNVETTCDHTGVDGVMVARGLLANPGMFAGYEETPLQCVWDWVNIALEHGTPFTCFHHHLIYMLERIMSQPERRVFNNLSSTAAVIDYLQSTYGSS, from the exons ATGATAATGGACTGTGGGAATATCATGGACTTGTTTAATATAGGACGACCAGTCAGAGTCTGTGCCCCAATGGTTCGCTACTCAAA GTTGCCTTTCAGATGTTTGGTGAGGAAATATGACTGTGATATGTGCTTCACTCCCATGATCATTGCTGCTGACTTCATGCGCTCTACAAAAGCCAGAGACAGTGAATTCACCACCAATAAAT CTGATCGACCCTTGATTGTTCAGTTTGCTGCCAAGGATGCACAGACACTGGCAGATGCAGCGTGCGTTGTCTCCCCTTTTTCAGATGGGGTGGATCTGAACTGTGGCTGTCCACAAAG GTGGGCAATGTCTGAAGGCTACGGGGCGTGTCTGATCAACAAACCTGAGCTCGTGAGAGACATGGTGAGACACGTTCGAAACCAAATAGACAATCCCAACTATGCAGTGTCCATTAAAATTAG AATTCATAAAGATTTGAGGAAGACAGTGGACCTCTGTCAGAAGGTGGAGGCAGCAGGGGTTTCCTGGATTACAGTCCACGGTCGTACAGCTGAAGAGAGGCACCAGCCGGTTCACTACGACGCCATTAAGACGGTCAAGGACAGCCTCTCCATCCCAGTCATCGCCAATGGTGACATCAAGAGCATGCAGAATGTGGAAACCACCTGTGACCATACGGGGGTGGATG GCGTGATGGTCGCTCGTGGACTGCTGGCCAATCCTGGCATGTTTGCAGGGTACGAGGAGACCCCGCTGCAGTGTGTGTGGGACTGGGTGAACATCGCTTTAGAACACGGGACCCCCTTCACCTGTTTTCACCATCACTTAATTTACATGCTAGAACGCATCATGTCTCAGCCCGAGCGGAGGGTGTTCAATAACTTATCCAGCACTGCTGCAGTCATTGACTACCTTCAGAGTACTTATGGCTCCTCGTAG